A window of Desmospora profundinema genomic DNA:
GCTTTCTGGTTTTTCTACGCCGTCGTTTCCTTGACTTGGGCAGCCAACCTTCCGTATGGAATCCGCTATGTTACATTTTTGGGAACCATGCTGTTGTTGGCTCTGTCCTTCCCTTTTTTTCTCAAGGAAAAGGAAATGCTGAAACAATCGGCTCGGGTGATGTTCGGGGTTTTTTCCATCCTGGTTGTCTTCGGCATTATTGAAGCACTCACTTTCTTCCATTTACCGTCTTCCCGGTACTATGGTACCGATGCCAGCGCGGTCACCTCTTTTTTCACCAATCAGAACGACTTTGCTACGGCGATTACGCTGGGTCTTCCCTTTCTGGCCGCTGCGATGGTGCTCTTGCCGCTTACCCGCAAAGCAAAGGCGCTGGTTTATGGGGTGGGAGTGATCGCTTTGTCCTGCCTGTTCATCACCGGCTCCCGCAGTAACAGCATGTTTGTATTGCCGCTGGTGACGGGTTTGTGGCTGGTATTCATTCCCGTGGCGCTTCCGCGTGAACTATGGTGGAACCGAAAGAATCTATGGCGGGGGGGCCTGTTGTTGGTGGTGGCCGCTCTGTTGGTGACGGGACTAGTCTCCACCCTGCTGTCCGAGCACACCAGAAACAAGTTGGGGACTTCGATGGGGATTATCCAGGATCTGCAGGGGAATTGGGCTTATCCCGGTGAAGGGGACGAAGGCTTCGAGATGGATGGGGTTGCCTCAGGGGATCAGAGTGTGGCCATCCGTAAATACCTGATCGCCAACGGTTGGGTGTTTTTGAAGGAAAGCGATTATCTCGGTGTCGGTGCCGGCAATGTGGAGCACTATATGGCAGGAGCCCCGGGAGTGAGGGACAAAACCAACATCCACAATTGGTGGATGGAGGTACTGGTCAACTTTGGTGTTTTGGTATTTCTCTGCTATATCGGACTGTATGGATGGATGCTGTGGAGACTGTGGCTGTTGTCCAATCAGCGAAGGCGACCGGGGCTTTCTCCCTGGGTTCGCTGGGGAGCCGTCTCCTCCCTCATTGCGTTGACCGGCTACGTGCTTGGGGGGATGGCTCCCAGCACCGCCATCCATTTCACGCCGATGTGGGTGGTTCACGGGTTCGCCTTGGCGGTGATTGTCCTGGGGGAGTGCAACAGGAGTACGGCGGACCAACAGGATGTGCACATGGAAAGTAGAGAGGGTACCTATGAAAGGTAAAGCCGTCATTCTCAGTTCGGTGCATCGCTGGAACGATTCGCGTATCTTCCACAAGCAGGCGGTTTCCTTGGCTCGTGCCGGTTGGTCGGTGGAACTTCACGCTTTGGCCGACTTCGAGGAAAGGATGGAACAGGGTGTTCATATCATCGGGCTCTCTTTTCCTAAAAACAAATGGGTCCGTCTAAAGAGCGGCCGGGAATTGTTCCGGCGGGCGCTTGCCAGCGGGGGAGATCTCTTTCACATCCATGATCCCGAGTTGCTGCCATGGGCGGTGGGCATCCGGCGTCGGACCGGTAAACCGGTTATCTATGACGCCCATGAAGACCTTCCCCAACAGATTACGACCAAGCTGTGGATTCCCCCTTGGGTTCGACCGTGGCTTTCACGGGTGGCCGACAGGGTTGAAAAAGGGATGGCACGCCGCTTGTCGGCGGTGGTGACGGTAACCGAACCGATTGCGAAGAAGTTTTCCCGTGTGGATCGGGTATCGGTGATAAAAAATTACCCCTTGCCTATCCGGACAGGGGAGAGGGAACAGGGCGGACCGCTCCGCATCCTGTATGTGGGGGGCATCTCCTATCTCCGGGGTTATCGGGAAATGATCGTCATGATGGATCACCTTCCAAAAGAGCTGGGAGCGGAACTGCATCTGATCGGTCCGTTGCAGCACATCCGTCCAGAGGATCGAGATGAAGCAGCCCTGAAAGAGAAAAAGGTCTTCCTCCACGGCCGGATTCCGTTTGGAGACGTGCAGTCATGGCTTTTGTCCGGTAGTGTTGGTCTAGTATGCCTTCATCCGGTGGAAAACTACCGGGAATCCCTGCCCATTAAATTATTTGAGTACATGGCAGCGGGTTTGCCGGTCGTGGCGACGGATTTCCCTCTGTGGAGGGGGATCCTGGAGGATAGCGGAGCCGGGGTGACCGTGGATCCGCTGGATCCCGTGGCGATGGCACGGCAGGTGGCTGCTTTGCTTCAGGATCCGGACCGACGTCGGTACATGGGAGAGCAGGGGCGAAAAGCCTTTTCCGACGTTTATAATTGGTGTGCCGAGGAGAAGAAGTTAGTAAGGCTTTACCAGGAGTTGACTGAAACCGGGGAGTGAGAAGCGTGCGTATTTGGGTTGCCAACCATTATGCCGTACCGCCTAACATGGGCGGAATCACTCGACATTTTGAATTGGCACGGGAATGGGCGGAACAAGAGGATGCGGATGTGACATTATGGCTAAGCTCCTTCAACCACTCCCGACGTCGCTTTATCGATGAAGAAGCGAAGCGTGACGGCGAAACGGTACCGGGTTTGAAGTTACAATGGCTGTGGTCGTTTCCTCATGATGGAAATGATTCGCGACGGGTGGTGAACATGGTCAGCTTTGCCCTGCTCTTTTTCCTTCAGGGCTTGTTTCGGGCTCGACCTCATGTTCTCTTGGCTTCGTCCCCCCATTTGTTGACACCCTTTGCCGGGTGGATGCTGGCCAAGCTGAAGCGCTGTCCCTTTGTATTAGAAGTGCGGGATTTGTGGCCGGACACGCTGATTAAGATGGACGGCCTCCACCAGACGTGGGTGGTAAACGCGCTGTTGTGGTTAGAGTCCTTTCTCTATCGAAAAGCCGATAAAATTGTGGTTCTGACGGAACATCAGCGCCGCTTCATCCGGGACAAAGGGGTGGATCCGGCCAAAATCACTCTGGTGCCCAACGGTATCCGAATGGATTCCTGGAAACCCTCCCCCGCCCGGCGGGAGGAGTACCGCAGGCGGATGGGAGTGGCGTCCGATCAGTTTGTCGCTCTTTATGCGGGTGCTCATGGTCCGGCCAATGCATTGGAACATGTGGTGCTGGCAGGTGTTCACCTGCCCGACGGATATGCCATTGTGTTGATCGGCGACGGTCCGGAAAAGGATCGGCTGTGCGCGCTCAAACAAGAGAAGGGACTGCACAATGTTCATCTGTTGGAACCGGTCCCCAAAGGGGAAGTGTTTCGATATATCGAAGCGGCAGACTGTGGAATTATCTCCCTGAAAGACAATGAGATTTTTCGCGGTGCCAGGCCCAATAAGTTATTCGACTATATGTATGTGGGCAAACCCATCGTCTCCACAGTGGACGGCGAAGTGCGGGAGATCATTGAGAAAAACGGGGTGGGTGTTTTCAGCGGTGCAGAAGATCCGAAAGGGTTGGCAAAAGCGTTGATGAGCCTTCGCGGTCAGAAGCAGGGAAAGCGGGATACGATTGCCGAGAATGGTCGTCGTTATATTCATACCTTCGGTAACCGCCAACGTTTGGCCAGCCAATTGTATGGGGAGATGAAGGGATTGATGGTGAGGGAAATGAAATCAGTGAAAGAAATCAAACGGATGTAAATTAAAAAACCGCAGGCAGCCGCCTGCGGTTTTGGTTCGGTCGGTATCGGATCCATCCGGTAGTCAGAACCCGGGTCTTCATTTCGCCTTCAAAAGCACATAGCGAGGCAGGGGAACGAAAGTAACCCAGGCGAGATTGGTGCAGGATGAGTGCAAAGGCCGGCCAAAGGCGACATGGTCCTCCCTCGTTTTCGCGAAAAAAGACAGCCTAGAGCCTGTCTGGTTGTTCCTCAGCGACCGGCATGTGTTTTTTCGGCGGGCAATTCCAGATGTTCCCGCAACTCCAGTTGGATCCGCGCCTTCTCTTCGTCCGACACGACATAGTAGAAGATACGGTCGATCCGTTTGTTTTCCCCTTCAATGGTTAAAGTCTCGATCTTTTTATTTCCCAGCTGCTTGTAGATTCCCTGCAATTGCAAGAGGTCCACAGGTGAAATGTCCGTGGTTACATTTTCCCCGATTTGGCCGAGAACATCGTCCCACTTCGACCAGGAAGAGGCGGACGTCCCCTTCTTCAGGATGCCTTTGATAACCTGTTGTTGGCGCTCATTGCGTCCGAGGTCGCCTCGGGGGTCGTCTTTGCGCATTTGCGTAAAACGGAAGGCGGCATCTCCGTCCAGAAGCATCGGTCCTTGTTGGAAGTGGTAATCCTGGAACTCGAAATCAAAGGGAACGTCCACTTCCACGCCGCCCAATTCGTCAATGATCCGGCTGAATCCTTTCATATTCACTTTGGCATAGTGATCAATGGGAATATCCAGAAACTCCTCTACGCTGGTAATGGCGAGCTCCGTGCCGCCAAAGGCGTAAGCGTGGTTGATTTTGTCATATCCCGCCCGTCCCGGAATGACCGTATAGGTATCCCGGGGAATGTTCATCATTTTCACCGTTTGTTGTCGAGGATTAATGGTCATCACGATCATGGTATCGCTCCGACCTTTATCGTTTTTCCGCTCGTCCACCCCCAACAATAGGATCGAAACGGGATCTTCCGTAATTTTCACCTTACTGTCCCGCTTTTCAGATTTTTCTCTGGTCGGCGGTTCATAGGCTTGGTTCATCGCTTGATAAACTTGATATCCATAATAGCCGAAAACTGTCAGGGCGATAAAAAAGACGGATACCAATAGATAGAGCCACAGGCGTCGTCGTTTGACCGGTTTGACCGGCGGGTTTGGGTCGCTCAATGGTTACCCCCTCTTTCTGTCTCTTTGTTTCAATCTCAGGAATATTTTACGGGAGGTGTCGGATAGGGACAAGGCTAATCATCACAGAAATTGGCCAGTTTTGAGTGGAAGCAACGGGGAATGCATATAAGAAATCGCATCGTCGGTGGAAAGGAGTATGAAGGAATATGGATCAACCTTACGGCCTCTTTATCAATGGAGAGTGGACACCCGCTGTGGATAGGCGAACATACAACGTAACCGATCCGGCTACCGGTGCAGTTGTGGGTATCTGTGCTGATGCCGGAGAAATGGATGTCAAACGGGCTATCGATGCAGCGGACCGGGCCTTTCCCGAATGGGCGAAAACGACGGCGAAGGAACGGGCTGAATGTTTACGCAAGGTATATGATGGGATGCGTCGTCTGGAGGAAGAACTGGCGGAGATGATGACTCGGGAACAGGGAAAACCGTTGGCGGAATCCCGGGGTGAGGTGCGCTATGCCGCTGATTTCGTGGAATGGAGTGCCGAGGAAGCCAAACGAATTTATGGGGAAACGATACCGGCTTCCTCTCCAGATAAACGGATATGGGTGCACCGACAGCCCGTCGGTGTGACGGCGGCCATCACTCCCTGGAACTTTCCGGCCTCCATGATCACACGCAAGATCGCTCCCGCATTGGCGGCGGGGTGTACCGTCGTGGTCAAGCCGGCGCAACAGACACCACTGACCGCCTGTCGCTTGGTGGATCTTTTTCATGAAGCGGGTTTTCCCGACGGGGTTGTCAACCTGGTTACCGGCACCGATGCCGCCGCCATCGGCGATGCGTTGCTGAAGGATGAACGAGTGCGCAAAGTAGGATTCACCGGCTCTACGGAAGTGGGAAAAATCCTGATGCGCAAAGCAGCGGATACGGTTAAGAAAATCAGCTTGGAGTTGGGCGGTCATGCCCCTTTTATCGTCTTTGAAGACGCCGATCTGAAGCGGGCGGCTGAACAGGTGTCGGCCAGCAAATTCCGCAACGCCGGTCAAACGTGTGTCTGTGCCAATCGAATCTATGTCCATGAATCGGTAGCGGACACCTTTACCCGTTTATTGGGGGCTGAAGCAAGTCGGCTGAAGGTGGGAAACGGGTTGGAAGAAGGAGTGCAAATCGGACCTTTGATTGATAGGGCTGCGGCAGACAAAGTGGAAGGGCATGTGAAAGATGCCCTGGAGAAAGGGGCCCGATTGGTGGTGGGTGGAACCCGGCTATCCGAAGGCGATGTTCATTTTTTTGAGCCAACCGTACTGGCTGATATAACAGATAACATGCGCATCCAACAGGAAGAAACCTTCGGTCCCGTTGCTCCCATTCAGACTTTCCGCACAGATGAGGAGGCGATTGCCAAAGCGAACGACAGTCGGTATGGGTTGGCCGCTTATTTTTACACACAGGATCTCAGCCGTACGATCCGGGTAGCCGAAGCGTTGGAATTTGGTATTGTGGGTGTGAATGACGGTGTCCCTTCCACGGCACAAGCGCCATTTGGCGGCATGAAGGAGAGCGGATTGGGACGGGAGGGCGGACGTTACGGTGTAGAGGAATTCCTAGAGACAAAGTACATTTCACTGGGTCTAAAATAATGGAAATAGTAAGGGACGATCCCCTGTTCTGGAATCGCCTTTTTGCATGTTCACTGAATCGTCACATATAAAGGGATGGATGGGTGTAATCTACGGTACGGTGGGGAGGAGACTCACCTCTGCTGTCCGATCAAAGGGGCAGGCAGGTTAAAAATGACAATTCGGTGGATAGGGGAACTTTCACGGAAGTCTTTCCGTTTGTATGATTATAGAGAACGGCTTTGAAGTCGGGTCAGTGAATCGTGTTTCACACCTGCGACAGCGGCAAGCAGTGTAAACCGCAAAGAGCGGGGGCTGACGCCTCCGTCCATATTTCCTCCCCATGTCGAAAGGCAGGGGTATTCATTTGGAGGAACACGGATGAAAGTTTTGGTGACCGGGGGCGCGGGATTTATCGGCTCCCACATTGTGGACCAACTGTTGGAAGCAGGACATGAACCGATCGTGGTGGACAATTTGATTACCGGAAACGAGCGTTTCCTGCATGGTAAGGTCTCTTTTTATCGGGTGGATATTCGTGATGAACAGGTGGAAGATGTATTCCGGCAGGAACGTCCGGTTGCCGTCATTCATCAAGCGGCTCAATCCAGTGTGCCTGTATCTGTCGATGAGCCGGTTCATGACGCTGAAATTAATATTAACGGAACCATCCGTCTGTTGGAGGCATCCCGGAAGTTTGGAGTGGAGAAATTTATTTACGCCTCATCGGCTGCTGTATATGGAAATCCCTGCTACTTACCCATTGATGAGGCTCATCCGACTCAGCCCCTTTCTCCCTACGGGATCTCCAAGTTTACTCCGGAGTATTACATCAAGGCCTTTCAGGAGCTGTACGGGCTTTCCTATACGATCTTCCGCTATGCCAATGTTTACGGACAACGCCAAATGAGTACGGGCGAAGGAGCGGTAATCGCCATATTCTTGGATCGCCTATTACGGGGTCTTCCGCTCCGGATCGATGGGGATGGTGAACAAACGCGTGATTATATCCATGTGACGGATATCGCGGCAGCCAATGTGTCCGCTCTCACCCGGGCCGACAATCAAACACTGAATATCGGGACCGGCATTTCCACATCCATCAACAAGCTGGTGCAATTACTGGGCCAGCTTTCAAACGAGCCCGTCACGGTCTCGTATGGGCCTCCGCGGGCGGGGGATATTAAGCACAGTTACTTTGATATCCGCGCTGCGCGCCAGCATTTGGATTTTAAGCCCCGGATCCCGTTGGAGCAAGGGTTGAGACAGACGGCAGACTACCTTTTGCAAATCAAGGGTATATAAAGATGGCGCCGGGGTCGTAATATTTCTGTAAAGTTATCGTAAAATAAGCTCAATCGCTTATTGCCAATGCGGTGGAACTCCAGTATACTGGTTACCAGTCGAGATATCCGTTGACTGTCTTTATTTCATCATTATTACGGCAGGAGTGGTTTGCGGATGCGTTCAAAAGCGATGGCTTACGAAAGCGATTCGCAAGCGCGAATGGACGGTTTACAACCCTATCATAAGCAGGCCGGTCTGTACCCTGTGGTGAAACGCGTGTTTGAAGTGACGTTTTCCATCGCGCTCTTATTGTTTATTCTTCCTGTCTTGGTGTTGACGATGATCGCGATTAAACTGGAATCCAAAGGTCCGGTTTTTTATAAGCAGGAACGGGTGGGCTTTAACGGTCGGCCGTTCCAAGTCATTAAACTGCGGTCGATGCGGTTGGATGCTGAAAAAAACGGGCCGCAATGGGCAGCCAAGGATGATCCCCGCGTCACCCGCGTGGGTCGCTTTATCCGCAAAACCCGCATTGATGAAGTGCCACAGCTGATCAATGTGTTGCGGGGAGATATGAGCTTGATCGGGCCGCGTCCGGAGCGTTGGGTGTTTACGGAGAAGTTCTCCAAGGAGATCCCTGGATTCAAAAAGCGCTTGATAGTCAAACCTGGATTGACTGGTTGGGCTCAAGTGAATGGCGGTTATGATGCCACTCCCAAAGAAAAATTTTCCATGGATATGTACTACATTCAGAAACAGTCCTTTACCTTGGATATGAGAATTTTGTACCGGACGGTGTGGGTTGTTCTTTCAGGCAGTGGTGCCCGTTAGGAAATCAGTCCTCAAAACAGCAACGAAGGGTTGCCGACCGGCAACCCTTTTTATTCTTCCGTTATCGGTTATACCCTGATAAACCCTGTATGGGCATTCCCCTCGATCAAAAAACCAGCCTAAGGGTGAGGTAAAACAAAAACCACAGGGGAACACTCATCCATGTTGCATTGAAAATGCCCAGCAAAAACGATTTACCAACAACCGGGTAATTCATATGGGGCACCCCCAAGTACCTCTTATTGACTATATTATACGGCAAATCTTCCGTAAATAGTGGGGAGACCCGCATTTGTAAAGGAAATGTAATGCAGCAGTAAAACCCTTAACAAAACGCTGTTAATGGACATTTATTCCAGACAATGCTTCGTTGACGTCATGATATTCTCATGCTAAAATCAACATTGTTTATGTGAATACATGGATTTTCTCTTATCCAGAGTGGTGGAGGGACTGGCCCGATGAAGCCCGGCAACCGACCGCAAGTAGCGGTTAAGGTGCCAATTCCTGCAGAACCGTGAGAGTTCTGACAGATGAGAGAGAGGAGCGCTTCAAACCATCCTTTCTGTGCATCTGCCAGAAAGGTTTTTTTATGTTTACAAAACCCGGGAACGAAGGGACCGAGGCGAAACGGATGCTGTAAAGTGCCTAAGGGTAAGGCGGTGGTGGTTCATGATTGAGTTGACTGACATACACAAGGAGTTTCCGGCACAGGATGGAAGTGGTCCGGTATCGGCCCTTTCCGGGCTGGATATCCATGTTAAAAGAGGAGAAATATTTGGGATTATCGGCAGGAGTGGAGCCGGAAAAAGCACCCTCCTCCGTATGGTGAACGGGTTGGAAACGCCAACGTCAGGAGAGGTACGAGTGGACGGTCAAGCCATCCACCGATTGCGTGAGCAGGAGTTGCGGCAGGCACGGCTGGGAATTGGGATGATTTTTCAACATTTTAATCTGCTGTGGTCACGGACGGTTCGGGACAATATCGCGTTTCCCCTGGAAGTGGCGGGAAAGCCCAAAGATCAGATCCGGGAGCGGGTGGAGGAGTTATTGGAACGTGTCGGATTAAAGGAGCGGGCGGACGCTTATCCGTCCCAGCTCTCCGGCGGGCAAAAGCAGCGTGTAGGCATTGCCCGCGCGTTGGCCAACGAACCGAAAGTATTGTTATGTGATGAGGCCACGTCCGCCCTTGATCCGGAGACGACTTCTTCCATTCTCCAATTGTTGCGGGAGATTAACCGGGACACGGGGATTACGCTGCTGTTGATCACCCACGAGATGAGCGTCGTTCAATCCATCTGTCAGCGGGTGGCTGTCATGGATGAGGGAAAAGTGATTGAAACCGGGGATGTAAAGGAGATATTTGATCATCCACGGCATTCCGTTACCGCCCAATTTGTCAAGCAAACCTTATTGGGAGATCCAGAACGATCGGCGAGCGGGCGAGAGTCGGGAGTCTGGTTTCGTTTGCCATTGGATCAATGGGCTTCCGTCCTGCCCGATTTACGGAAAGAGGCGCTTGAACAGGGTGTTCGCCTTCATGTGGTTGCCGGTGAGTTGACGGGAGAAGGATTGGTCACCGTTTCCCTGAAAGGGGAGCCGTCAGCGGTGGAAAATGTAGCGGAGCGGTTCCGGAAGCAGTCGGTGGAGGAGGTGGCGGCAGGTGTTTCATGAAGTGGATTGGTCCCTGGTTTGGAAAGCCACGGGAGAAACCGTCTATATGGTGGGAATCTCCACGTTTTTTACGGCACTATTCGGTATTCCGCTGGGAATCCTGCTGGTGGTGACCGACCGGGGACAATTGGCCGCCCAACCCTGGCTGCAAAAAATAGTGGCTGTCTTTGTCAACTTCTTCCGTGCGGTGCCTTTTATTGTTCTGGTGTTGTTTCTGTTTCCTGTCGCTCAGTTTTTGGTAGGAACGACCTTGGGCCCGACAGCGGCTACGATTCCCTTAATTGCGGGAGCTGCCCCGTTTTATGCCCGTATGGTGGAGACGGCTGTGCGTGAAGTGGATAAAGGGGTAATCGAGGCGGCTCGTGCAATGGGCAGTACCAAATGGCGGGTTGTGATGCGGGTATTGCTGCCGGAAGCGACACCGGCCCTGGTGTCGGGGCTGACCGTCACCTGCGTCACGCTGATCAGTTTCTCGGCGATGGCCGGTGTGGTCGGCGGCGGTGGACTAGGGGATGCCGCATATCGCTTCGGCTTCCAATCCTTTAATAATTCGATGTTAGTAGTCTGTGGCATTTTGCTGGTGTTACTGGTGCAAATCGTTCAGTGGGGCGGCGATCGATTGTCCCGCCGATTGGATAAAAGATAAAAAAGGATGAGGAGAGAAATCGTGATGAAAAAACGTCTGTCGGTTTTGTTCAGTCTATCTTTGGCCTTGGTGCTTGCCGCTTGCGGAGGGGGGCAAGGGGAGGCGCAAACGTTAAAAGTAGGTGCCACCCAGGTTCCCCACGCAGAAATATTGGAACACGTCAAACCCCAATTGGAGAAAGAAGGCATCCAGTTGGAAGTGAAAGTATTCCAAGATTATGTCCTGCCCAATAAATCGGTGCAGGAAGGGGAACTAGACGCCAACTATTTTCAACATATTCCTTGGCTTGAAGCGACCAACCGGGAGCAGGGTTGGGATCTGGTGGAGGTGACGGGGGTTCATATCGAACCGATGGGTGCCTATTCTGAAAAACTGGATGATCTTTCCCAATTGAAAGACGGTGCCACGGTGGCGCTTCCCAATGCGACCAGTGAACTTACCCGGGTGCTGCTGTTGTTGGATGATGAAGGCTTGATTGAGCTGGATGACCGTGAAGGAGATAAAACGGAGAAAAATATCCAATCCAACCCCCACGATCTCAATTTTAAATTGTTGGAGGCTGCTACTTTGCCACGGGTACTGGATCAGGTGGACTTAGCCGTCATTAACACCAATTATGCGTTGCAAGCCAACCTTGATCCCGAGAAGGATGCACTCTTTCGGGAAGGTTCGGAATCCCCGTATGTAAATGTGCTGGCGGTGAAAAAAGGAAATGAGGATAACGAAGCCATTCAGAAACTGTCTGAAGCCCTTACCTCTGACGAAGTAAAGGTGTTCATCAAAGAAAAATACGAGGGGGCCGTGGTGCCGGCCTTTGAGTAAAATAGAGAACCGAAAACCCCGCAGCCTAAAAGGCCGCGGGGTTTTCTTTTTTCAGAAGAAATCCTTCATCGGAAAAGGCTTCAGGGCGTGACCGATCAATCGATGGGGGCCCCGGGTCGATATGGCTCCCCGAGTGTCTCGCATGTACGGATGCCCCGGGGATTCCAAGGGGAACAGTCATTCCACCCCGTTGCCATTTCGCGGGCGATAATCCAGTTCCCCAAGAGTAATCATCCCCTGGCCGCTGGTCAGTTCGGCAACCATGTCCTGCACGGGAGCTTCCCGTCCAGCAGGAACCCATACCGACCATTGAACACGGTCGGTAAAGACGGGGGAATCCATTTCGTAACCGGTTTGACGCAACTGGTGCTCCACTTTTCCCATCGTGGGGTAATCCACTAGGATGTGAACCTGTCGGTGCAGTACCCAATCGACTTCTCCCGCCGCGTCCAGGCCGGCGCTTGCTCCTTGACTATATGCCCGTATGAGGCCTGCAGCCCCCAGCTTTACTCCGCCGAAATAGCGGGTAACCACGATCGCAGTGTTTCGAAGCTGCCGGTTTTTGATCACTTCCAGGATGGGACGGCCGGCAGTTCCCGCCGGTTCCCCGTCATCGGAAGAACGTTGAATTTCCGAAGGATCGTAAACGATATACCCATAACAATTATGAGTGGCGTCCCAGTGCTTTTTTGCGATCCCCTGAATGAACCGCGAGGCCTCCTCCTCTGTATCGACACGTTCGACATAAGTGATAAAACGGGATTTTTGGATGATGATTTCGGTTTCTCCATACGCTTTAACGGTGCGGAATCGGTCCGGCGACAGCAAAAAACTCTCCTCCTACCCATTGTCGAGATGCGCAGTTTGTCTGTTTATTCTGCGATAGAACCCATTCTTTTGAAAAGCTTTGTCGAAAGGGTAGCCGCAAAAAACGGGCCTGGTTTATGCTGTTGACCACAGACGAGCCCAACGGCTCAAAAGGGAGTGGTTTAAATGGTCATGATCGGGATCTCCACCGTTTATCGGGAGTGCTTGGTGTCAATCGATCGTCTCGGAAAAAGGGTTCTGTGGGAATCAATCATCAGGGGAAAATTTCACCCAGCCGGTTGCCAAGGCACTTTCGCTCCATCAAGCATACCAGTTTCAGACTTTCGTGCCAAAGGGATCGACGAAAGACTTGCGGAAGGGAGCCCAATCTTTCGAATCGGTGAGCAAAGAAGAGGACCGCCTCAGAAAGCCGGACCTCTATAGGGGAGAATGGGATATCAGATAAGCATAAAGGATCCGTCAACCGATTGGAAAGAAAAAAGAGACGGTCACCCATCGATTTGCAGTTCTTTCCGCAGAATATCTCGGATTCGATTCCGCTCCTGTTGCGGGACCACCAGATAATAACGATCATTCCACTCATCAACCCCTTGCAGGTGCAACACCTGCATTCGATCCGGGGGGAGGGAGCGAATGGTGGCAGCCAAACGCCACATCTCCCAAGGGGACAGATCAGTATCCACATGGCGAATCAGGGTGGGCATCCAAGCTTGCATATTCAACAAAGAAGAAAAACGGGTGCCCCGTTCCCACAGATCCCCCAGTACCTGCTGCTGTCGGATGTGGCGATCGTAATCGCTTCCGCCGGTTCGGTCGCGCACATAAGCTAACGCTTGCGAACCGTTCAGATGCATCGGT
This region includes:
- a CDS encoding O-antigen ligase family protein, yielding MSSLLMPRQPPLRLLFHLMVAFALLGPTLGVPLPGFKMTLFRVVFILLVAGILVQWVKQKPFLFGHLMPVRWFAAFSAFWFFYAVVSLTWAANLPYGIRYVTFLGTMLLLALSFPFFLKEKEMLKQSARVMFGVFSILVVFGIIEALTFFHLPSSRYYGTDASAVTSFFTNQNDFATAITLGLPFLAAAMVLLPLTRKAKALVYGVGVIALSCLFITGSRSNSMFVLPLVTGLWLVFIPVALPRELWWNRKNLWRGGLLLVVAALLVTGLVSTLLSEHTRNKLGTSMGIIQDLQGNWAYPGEGDEGFEMDGVASGDQSVAIRKYLIANGWVFLKESDYLGVGAGNVEHYMAGAPGVRDKTNIHNWWMEVLVNFGVLVFLCYIGLYGWMLWRLWLLSNQRRRPGLSPWVRWGAVSSLIALTGYVLGGMAPSTAIHFTPMWVVHGFALAVIVLGECNRSTADQQDVHMESREGTYER
- a CDS encoding glycosyltransferase family 4 protein, which encodes MKGKAVILSSVHRWNDSRIFHKQAVSLARAGWSVELHALADFEERMEQGVHIIGLSFPKNKWVRLKSGRELFRRALASGGDLFHIHDPELLPWAVGIRRRTGKPVIYDAHEDLPQQITTKLWIPPWVRPWLSRVADRVEKGMARRLSAVVTVTEPIAKKFSRVDRVSVIKNYPLPIRTGEREQGGPLRILYVGGISYLRGYREMIVMMDHLPKELGAELHLIGPLQHIRPEDRDEAALKEKKVFLHGRIPFGDVQSWLLSGSVGLVCLHPVENYRESLPIKLFEYMAAGLPVVATDFPLWRGILEDSGAGVTVDPLDPVAMARQVAALLQDPDRRRYMGEQGRKAFSDVYNWCAEEKKLVRLYQELTETGE
- a CDS encoding glycosyltransferase family 4 protein — protein: MRIWVANHYAVPPNMGGITRHFELAREWAEQEDADVTLWLSSFNHSRRRFIDEEAKRDGETVPGLKLQWLWSFPHDGNDSRRVVNMVSFALLFFLQGLFRARPHVLLASSPHLLTPFAGWMLAKLKRCPFVLEVRDLWPDTLIKMDGLHQTWVVNALLWLESFLYRKADKIVVLTEHQRRFIRDKGVDPAKITLVPNGIRMDSWKPSPARREEYRRRMGVASDQFVALYAGAHGPANALEHVVLAGVHLPDGYAIVLIGDGPEKDRLCALKQEKGLHNVHLLEPVPKGEVFRYIEAADCGIISLKDNEIFRGARPNKLFDYMYVGKPIVSTVDGEVREIIEKNGVGVFSGAEDPKGLAKALMSLRGQKQGKRDTIAENGRRYIHTFGNRQRLASQLYGEMKGLMVREMKSVKEIKRM
- a CDS encoding LCP family glycopolymer transferase, producing MSDPNPPVKPVKRRRLWLYLLVSVFFIALTVFGYYGYQVYQAMNQAYEPPTREKSEKRDSKVKITEDPVSILLLGVDERKNDKGRSDTMIVMTINPRQQTVKMMNIPRDTYTVIPGRAGYDKINHAYAFGGTELAITSVEEFLDIPIDHYAKVNMKGFSRIIDELGGVEVDVPFDFEFQDYHFQQGPMLLDGDAAFRFTQMRKDDPRGDLGRNERQQQVIKGILKKGTSASSWSKWDDVLGQIGENVTTDISPVDLLQLQGIYKQLGNKKIETLTIEGENKRIDRIFYYVVSDEEKARIQLELREHLELPAEKTHAGR
- a CDS encoding NAD-dependent succinate-semialdehyde dehydrogenase — its product is MDQPYGLFINGEWTPAVDRRTYNVTDPATGAVVGICADAGEMDVKRAIDAADRAFPEWAKTTAKERAECLRKVYDGMRRLEEELAEMMTREQGKPLAESRGEVRYAADFVEWSAEEAKRIYGETIPASSPDKRIWVHRQPVGVTAAITPWNFPASMITRKIAPALAAGCTVVVKPAQQTPLTACRLVDLFHEAGFPDGVVNLVTGTDAAAIGDALLKDERVRKVGFTGSTEVGKILMRKAADTVKKISLELGGHAPFIVFEDADLKRAAEQVSASKFRNAGQTCVCANRIYVHESVADTFTRLLGAEASRLKVGNGLEEGVQIGPLIDRAAADKVEGHVKDALEKGARLVVGGTRLSEGDVHFFEPTVLADITDNMRIQQEETFGPVAPIQTFRTDEEAIAKANDSRYGLAAYFYTQDLSRTIRVAEALEFGIVGVNDGVPSTAQAPFGGMKESGLGREGGRYGVEEFLETKYISLGLK
- a CDS encoding NAD-dependent epimerase/dehydratase family protein → MKVLVTGGAGFIGSHIVDQLLEAGHEPIVVDNLITGNERFLHGKVSFYRVDIRDEQVEDVFRQERPVAVIHQAAQSSVPVSVDEPVHDAEININGTIRLLEASRKFGVEKFIYASSAAVYGNPCYLPIDEAHPTQPLSPYGISKFTPEYYIKAFQELYGLSYTIFRYANVYGQRQMSTGEGAVIAIFLDRLLRGLPLRIDGDGEQTRDYIHVTDIAAANVSALTRADNQTLNIGTGISTSINKLVQLLGQLSNEPVTVSYGPPRAGDIKHSYFDIRAARQHLDFKPRIPLEQGLRQTADYLLQIKGI